From a single Carcharodon carcharias isolate sCarCar2 chromosome 4, sCarCar2.pri, whole genome shotgun sequence genomic region:
- the LOC121276800 gene encoding transmembrane protein 171-like, whose translation MHTLPTLERMEGDRSSYKTGFSLFIFGVSFLSAGVIIATFGFQSCDHNGGSCNVILKATGPSLCGIALVFILLSRSRTLINLRQLVYSADQRCFLSCSEQDTFAHFLIFGVLFCFSGVLLTMIGVWAITCPGTMEDERFHIISKTNGNEKCKLLFLQIMGPVVTFIGICFLLISHVKKKVVLSAEEECTSGNNQHPHRSGTCQIAIGK comes from the coding sequence ATGCATACCCTTCCAACGTTGGAGAGAATGGAGGGAGATAGAAGCTCTTATAAAACGGGATTCTCTCTATTCATATTTGGGGTTTCATTTTTATCTGCTGGAGTCATTATTGCTACCTTTGGGTTCCAGTCTTGTGATCATAATGGTGGCAGCTGCAATGTGATCCTAAAGGCAACTGGACCAAGTTTATGTGGTATTGCCTTGGTATTCATACTGCTATCAAGATCCAGAACTCTAATCAATCTGAGACAGCTGGTCTACTCAGCAGATCAACGGTGCTTTCTTTCTTGCAGCGAACAGGACACTTTTGCCCATTTCCTCATCTTTGGTGTCCTCTTTTGTTTTAGCGGAGTGCTGTTAACGATGATTGGAGTTTGGGCTATCACCTGCCCTGGCACCATGGAAGACGAAAGATTCCATATAATTAGTAAAACTAATGGAAATGAGAAATGTAAACTGCTGTTCTTACAAATCATGGGTCCAGTGGTAACGTTTATTGGTATTTGCTTCTTACTAATTTCCCATGTCAAAAAGAAGGTAGTTTTAAGTGCAGAGGAAGAATGTACATCTGGAAATAATCAACACCCACATAGATCAGGAACATGTCAAATTGCAATAGGTAAGTAA
- the LOC121276903 gene encoding transmembrane protein 171-like: MTLKSSSLAVKGFDNSVLVLPPPPPYFPEPPPIVNDYNGICQPPPSENPPSYYSVVFCRSQTDENPNSNMRDSRLILTEFTAHYHIYLVSATFQQNYHQGMKKKISRPQLNNYFTQQHLR; this comes from the exons ATGACActcaaaagttcttcattggctgtaaaaggcTTTG ATAACTCTGTGCTGgtccttccaccaccaccaccttatttTCCTGAACCACCACCAATTGTAAATGATTACAATGGAATCTGTCAGCCCCCTCCCAGTGAAAATCCTCCCTCTTATTACAGTGTTGTCTTCTGCAG GTCACAGACAGATGAGAACCCTAATTCCAATATGAGAGACAGTAGATTGATTCTTACGGAGTTTACAGCACATTACCATATATATCTGGTGTCTGCTACTTTCCAACAGAATTATCACCAAGGAATGAAGAAAAAGATCTCCAGACCTCAGCTGAACAATTACTTCACCCAACAGCATCTTAGATAA